In the genome of Paracoccus tegillarcae, one region contains:
- a CDS encoding YIP1 family protein, which translates to MNGLNIRLLVGMTLRNPAQAARAILDVDYPLGVRWALAVLVVSLAAILASLTAALVTVPVDGEPRPYGWIVDQPLILAGLQMAAVVLSAGLMAGVGRMFGGDGTFEDALILVVWIEAVLLLVQLAQIVLLPIMPGLGALLGLAAAGMFFYLTVQFTKVLHGFRSGFKVFLGMVAAMFAFAFLLSFVAAAFGLLPEVPA; encoded by the coding sequence ATGAACGGGCTGAATATCAGATTGCTGGTCGGCATGACCTTGCGAAACCCGGCTCAGGCTGCGCGTGCGATACTGGATGTCGACTATCCGCTTGGCGTCCGTTGGGCGCTGGCTGTGCTGGTGGTGTCGCTGGCTGCGATTCTGGCATCACTGACCGCGGCCCTGGTGACGGTACCCGTCGATGGCGAGCCGCGGCCTTACGGCTGGATCGTGGACCAGCCGCTGATACTGGCCGGGTTGCAAATGGCTGCAGTGGTTCTGTCAGCGGGGCTGATGGCGGGCGTCGGTCGGATGTTCGGCGGCGATGGCACTTTCGAGGATGCGCTGATCCTGGTTGTCTGGATAGAGGCAGTGTTGTTGCTGGTCCAGTTGGCGCAGATTGTGCTGTTGCCGATCATGCCGGGTCTGGGGGCGCTTCTTGGTCTGGCCGCCGCTGGCATGTTCTTTTACCTCACCGTGCAGTTCACAAAGGTTCTGCACGGCTTTCGCAGCGGCTTTAAGGTGTTTCTGGGCATGGTCGCAGCGATGTTTGCCTTTGCCTTCCTGCTATCCTTCGTCGCGGCCGCTTTCGGCCTTTTGCCCGAGGTGCCCGCATGA
- a CDS encoding ABC transporter substrate-binding protein, with the protein MTRKILTLLASTAILAGPAAAQDDETLKIGVLLTLSGPAAVLGEQARDGFQLAADEIGEIGGMPTELFIVDDEQKPDIAANKARELVERDGADIVVGPIFSNIAGAIVKPVTDGGAILISPNAGPSNLAGAECNKAFFSVSYQNDQNHEVMGAYAKEQGFDNVFLLAPNYQAGQDSLAGFKHSYDGGVAGEVFTQLGQLDFSAELAQIAAMQPDAVFAFMPGGMGVNLVKQYRQAGLESIPFLSAFTVDESTLPAQQDAAVGFFSGTNWAPDLDTPENTAFVAAFEEKYGKVPASYAAHGYDAAKLIDAAVRAAGGAADKDALIAALEGAEFASVRGDFAFGANHFPVQDFYLAEVVKREDGNFATSIVQPIFEDYADNYATECQMN; encoded by the coding sequence ATGACCCGCAAGATCCTGACCCTGCTTGCCTCCACCGCGATCCTTGCCGGCCCTGCCGCTGCGCAAGATGATGAAACGCTGAAGATCGGCGTGCTGCTGACTCTGTCCGGCCCTGCCGCCGTTCTGGGTGAACAGGCGCGCGACGGATTTCAACTGGCCGCCGATGAGATCGGTGAGATCGGCGGAATGCCGACGGAACTGTTCATCGTCGATGACGAGCAAAAGCCCGATATCGCTGCCAACAAGGCGCGCGAACTGGTCGAACGTGATGGCGCGGATATCGTCGTCGGGCCGATCTTTTCCAACATCGCCGGGGCTATCGTGAAGCCTGTGACTGATGGTGGTGCGATCCTGATCAGCCCGAATGCGGGGCCCTCGAACCTGGCCGGTGCGGAATGCAACAAGGCGTTCTTTTCGGTCAGCTATCAGAACGACCAGAACCACGAGGTGATGGGGGCTTATGCCAAGGAACAGGGCTTTGACAACGTGTTCCTGCTGGCACCGAACTATCAGGCCGGTCAGGACAGTCTGGCGGGTTTCAAGCACAGCTATGACGGCGGCGTGGCGGGCGAGGTGTTCACGCAGCTTGGACAGTTGGATTTCTCGGCGGAACTGGCGCAGATCGCGGCGATGCAGCCCGATGCCGTGTTCGCCTTCATGCCCGGCGGCATGGGCGTCAATCTGGTCAAGCAGTACCGGCAAGCCGGTCTGGAGAGCATTCCGTTCCTGTCAGCCTTTACAGTCGATGAATCGACGCTGCCTGCTCAGCAGGACGCTGCCGTTGGTTTCTTTTCCGGTACGAACTGGGCGCCCGATCTGGATACGCCCGAAAACACCGCCTTTGTCGCAGCATTCGAGGAAAAATACGGCAAGGTCCCGGCCAGCTATGCCGCCCATGGCTATGATGCGGCCAAGCTGATCGACGCGGCTGTGCGCGCAGCCGGCGGCGCGGCTGACAAGGATGCGCTGATCGCGGCACTGGAGGGGGCCGAGTTCGCCTCGGTCCGCGGTGACTTTGCCTTTGGCGCGAACCACTTCCCGGTGCAGGATTTCTATCTGGCCGAGGTGGTCAAGCGCGAGGACGGCAACTTTGCGACCTCGATCGTTCAGCCGATCTTCGAGGATTATGCCGACAATTACGCGACCGAATGCCAGATGAACTGA
- a CDS encoding SufB/SufD family protein: MSDAAVQTKDVTPQVSGAPKKADALDARLDALTLPEGGFTAPARADALARLREMGLPGARDEYWRYTDPRSFNAPRPDPIEIEDKSPDSPLFTDLDRLLIVFVDGRFDAAASSDLSQDGVEIDILSSVEGEAGHWAKDLYGVLETAGQNPVKRPFAALNTAAADEGVLIRVTGKPAKPIHILHRRAKDDADVIWHHVIRLEQDAELTLLETGMVGARSNGQIEVDLAPGAKLHHIAAKRAGHQKLGFSAIFARVDREAQFRSFTLSVNGTLMRHEGVIEFVGDDAVGHIAAAVLGDGDKGPFHHDDTVFVTHGAERCESRQVFKKVLKNGAKGVFQGKILVKAGAQKTDGYQISQALLLDEDSQFLAKPELEIYADDVVCSHGSTTGAIDETALFYLRSRGVPKDRAIVLLVLSFLADALDEVADEGLREQINHRLEAWLTRRAKI, from the coding sequence ATGTCTGACGCTGCTGTCCAAACCAAGGACGTGACTCCGCAGGTCAGCGGCGCGCCGAAAAAGGCCGACGCGCTGGACGCGCGGCTTGACGCGCTGACCTTGCCAGAGGGCGGCTTTACCGCGCCCGCCCGCGCAGACGCGCTGGCGCGCCTGCGCGAGATGGGCTTGCCCGGAGCGCGCGACGAATACTGGCGTTATACCGATCCGCGTTCGTTCAATGCGCCCCGCCCGGACCCCATCGAGATCGAGGACAAGTCGCCCGACTCGCCGCTTTTCACGGATCTTGACCGGCTGCTGATCGTTTTCGTGGATGGCCGTTTTGATGCTGCCGCCAGCTCGGATCTGTCGCAGGACGGCGTTGAGATCGACATCCTGTCGTCGGTCGAGGGCGAAGCCGGCCATTGGGCCAAGGATCTGTATGGCGTGCTTGAAACGGCGGGCCAGAACCCGGTCAAGCGGCCCTTTGCGGCGCTGAACACGGCTGCCGCAGATGAAGGCGTGCTGATCCGCGTGACCGGAAAGCCGGCAAAGCCCATCCATATCCTGCATCGCCGTGCGAAAGACGATGCCGATGTCATCTGGCATCACGTCATCCGGCTGGAGCAAGACGCCGAGCTGACATTGCTGGAAACCGGCATGGTCGGTGCGCGCAGCAACGGCCAGATAGAGGTCGATCTGGCGCCGGGCGCCAAGCTGCATCACATCGCGGCCAAACGCGCGGGACACCAAAAGCTGGGGTTCAGCGCCATATTCGCGCGTGTCGACCGTGAGGCCCAGTTCCGCAGCTTTACGCTGTCGGTCAACGGCACGCTGATGCGCCATGAAGGCGTGATCGAGTTTGTGGGCGATGATGCGGTCGGCCATATCGCTGCCGCTGTGCTGGGCGATGGCGACAAGGGGCCGTTCCATCATGACGACACGGTCTTTGTCACGCATGGCGCAGAGCGCTGCGAAAGCCGTCAGGTCTTCAAGAAGGTTCTGAAAAACGGTGCCAAGGGCGTGTTCCAAGGCAAGATTCTGGTCAAGGCCGGCGCGCAGAAAACCGACGGCTATCAGATCAGTCAGGCTTTGCTGCTGGATGAGGACAGTCAGTTCCTGGCCAAGCCAGAATTGGAAATCTATGCCGATGACGTCGTCTGCTCGCATGGCTCGACCACGGGTGCTATCGACGAGACCGCGCTGTTCTATCTGCGTTCCAGGGGCGTGCCCAAGGATCGGGCTATCGTCTTGCTGGTGCTTTCCTTCCTGGCCGATGCGCTGGACGAGGTCGCAGATGAGGGCTTGCGCGAACAGATCAACCATCGGTTAGAGGCATGGCTGACGCGACGGGCCAAAATTTGA
- a CDS encoding branched-chain amino acid ABC transporter permease, with translation MTNLFLLQLLNGLQFGVLLFLIAAGLTLVFGIMDFVNLSHGAMYMVGAYLVVSFAGMTGSYTLGLLLVLPATLALGLALEFLVFRHLYDRSHLDQVLATFGLVMVITEAVEIIWGAAPLTVAMPDALSGSIPLIGPLRYPVFRLAIIAAGLLTAVGLWFVITRTRIGMRLRAGATNRAMLSALGVDVGRLFTVIFAFGAMLAGFAGAMVAPILAVDPGMGESVLILAFVVIVIGGIGSIKGAFAGALLVGVVDTVGRTFGPIALGAMMEPSAAAQAGRVLAPMLVYILMAVILALRPAGLFGQRA, from the coding sequence ATGACCAATCTTTTCCTGCTGCAACTGTTGAACGGGCTGCAATTCGGCGTGCTCTTGTTCCTGATCGCCGCCGGGCTGACACTGGTTTTCGGGATCATGGATTTCGTGAACCTGTCGCATGGCGCGATGTATATGGTCGGGGCCTATCTGGTGGTCAGCTTTGCAGGCATGACCGGCAGCTACACGCTTGGGCTGCTGTTGGTGCTGCCGGCCACGCTGGCCTTGGGTCTGGCGCTTGAGTTTCTGGTTTTTCGGCATCTCTATGATCGCAGCCATCTGGATCAGGTGCTGGCGACATTCGGGCTGGTGATGGTGATCACCGAGGCGGTCGAGATCATCTGGGGTGCTGCGCCGCTGACCGTGGCCATGCCCGACGCGCTGTCAGGATCAATCCCGCTGATCGGGCCGCTGCGTTACCCGGTCTTTCGTCTGGCGATCATCGCGGCCGGGCTACTGACTGCGGTGGGTTTGTGGTTCGTGATCACCCGCACCCGCATCGGAATGCGCCTGCGGGCGGGTGCGACGAACCGCGCGATGCTGTCTGCACTGGGCGTCGATGTGGGGCGTCTGTTTACGGTGATTTTTGCCTTTGGCGCGATGCTGGCGGGCTTTGCCGGCGCGATGGTTGCGCCCATTCTGGCCGTTGATCCGGGCATGGGGGAAAGCGTGCTGATCCTGGCCTTCGTGGTGATCGTCATTGGTGGCATCGGGTCGATCAAGGGGGCCTTTGCCGGCGCGCTGCTGGTGGGCGTCGTCGATACCGTGGGACGGACCTTCGGCCCCATCGCACTGGGCGCGATGATGGAGCCTTCTGCAGCCGCGCAGGCGGGCAGGGTGCTGGCGCCGATGCTGGTTTATATCCTGATGGCGGTGATCCTGGCCCTGCGGCCTGCCGGCCTCTTCGGGCAGCGGGCATGA
- a CDS encoding ABC transporter ATP-binding protein, producing the protein MSLLSVQNLCKSYGALKVTDDVSLSVEDGELHAVIGPNGAGKTTLIAQLSGQLACDRGRVVFGAEDITALKMPARVRRGLSRSFQITSILPGFSVLENVATAVQARSGSSFRFFAPVAGEAALNDQAHAALARVGLQDSAGQRAGSLSHGEKRQLELAIALATQPRLLLLDEPLAGTSGAEAERLVQVIDSLKGEVTVLLIEHDMDAVFALADRISVLVYGQVIATGAPAEIRSDAQVRRAYLGEDA; encoded by the coding sequence ATGAGCCTGCTTTCGGTCCAGAACCTCTGCAAAAGCTATGGCGCGTTGAAGGTCACCGATGATGTCAGCCTGTCCGTCGAAGACGGAGAGTTGCACGCCGTCATCGGACCCAATGGCGCTGGCAAGACGACATTGATTGCGCAACTGTCGGGTCAGTTGGCCTGTGATCGCGGGCGCGTCGTTTTCGGGGCCGAGGATATCACGGCGTTGAAGATGCCGGCGCGGGTGAGGCGCGGCCTGTCGCGCAGTTTTCAAATCACCTCGATCCTGCCCGGTTTCAGCGTATTGGAGAACGTGGCCACAGCCGTGCAGGCACGCAGCGGCAGCAGTTTTCGCTTTTTTGCCCCGGTTGCAGGTGAAGCCGCGTTGAACGATCAGGCGCATGCGGCGCTGGCCCGGGTGGGGCTGCAGGACAGCGCCGGTCAGCGCGCCGGATCGCTGAGCCACGGCGAAAAGCGCCAGTTGGAACTGGCCATTGCACTGGCCACGCAGCCGCGCCTGCTATTGCTGGATGAACCGCTGGCCGGCACCTCGGGGGCAGAGGCCGAGCGGCTGGTGCAGGTCATCGACAGCCTGAAGGGTGAGGTAACGGTGTTGTTGATCGAACATGATATGGATGCGGTATTCGCGCTGGCCGACCGGATCAGCGTCCTCGTCTACGGTCAGGTGATTGCGACCGGTGCGCCCGCCGAGATCCGGTCAGACGCGCAGGTGCGCCGCGCCTATCTGGGCGAGGACGCGTGA
- a CDS encoding branched-chain amino acid ABC transporter permease gives MNPRIRNIAALVIFGGFAILPVIAHLVGDSFLVVIATRILAFAIAALALDLILGYGGMVSFGHAAYLGFGAYAVAILSRAGITDLGLHLLAGTAMAAPFALITGAISLRTRGVYFIMITLAFAQMVYFFFVSLSAYGGDDGVTLQARSTLLGQPLLENDTTLLYVTLALLVGSYLLALRITQSRFGRVLTGTRENAVRMQAVGFSPFRYQLTAYVISGCIASIAGVMLANQTEFVSPALMNWHRSGELIVMVVLGGVGNLIGAVGGAVIALLLEEWLSGMSDHWPLFFGLFLVGIVLVSRDGISGLIRRIGGGVK, from the coding sequence ATGAACCCACGCATCAGAAATATCGCCGCGCTGGTGATCTTTGGCGGCTTCGCGATCCTGCCTGTGATCGCACATCTCGTGGGCGACAGTTTTCTGGTCGTCATTGCCACGCGCATCCTGGCATTCGCGATTGCGGCCCTCGCGCTGGATCTGATCCTTGGCTATGGCGGCATGGTCAGCTTTGGCCACGCCGCCTATCTTGGCTTTGGGGCTTATGCCGTCGCCATCCTCAGCCGCGCAGGCATAACTGATCTGGGGCTGCACCTGTTGGCGGGCACCGCCATGGCGGCACCTTTCGCGCTGATCACCGGCGCGATCTCGCTGCGCACGCGCGGGGTCTATTTCATCATGATCACGCTGGCCTTTGCGCAGATGGTCTATTTCTTTTTCGTCTCTCTGTCTGCCTATGGCGGCGATGACGGCGTGACTCTGCAGGCACGCTCGACGCTGCTGGGCCAACCCTTGCTGGAGAATGACACCACGCTGCTCTATGTCACGCTGGCCCTGCTGGTCGGGTCCTATCTGCTGGCGCTGCGCATCACGCAATCGCGGTTTGGCCGGGTGCTGACAGGCACACGTGAGAATGCGGTCAGGATGCAGGCTGTCGGCTTTTCGCCGTTTCGCTATCAGCTGACGGCCTATGTCATCTCGGGCTGCATTGCCTCGATCGCCGGGGTGATGCTGGCCAACCAGACGGAATTCGTGTCTCCGGCGCTGATGAACTGGCACCGCTCGGGCGAGTTGATCGTGATGGTGGTGCTGGGCGGTGTCGGCAATCTGATCGGCGCTGTGGGCGGCGCTGTGATCGCGCTGCTGCTGGAGGAATGGTTGTCGGGTATGTCGGATCACTGGCCGTTGTTCTTCGGGTTGTTTCTGGTCGGTATCGTACTGGTCTCGCGCGACGGGATCAGCGGTCTGATCCGCCGGATCGGAGGCGGGGTGAAATGA
- a CDS encoding ABC transporter ATP-binding protein encodes MLRVEGLQAGYGDSVVLHGIDLTVGAGEVVTLMGRNGMGKTTTISTIFGLLRARAGRVIVGDQDLTNAAPHRIALAGLGLVPEGRQIFPTLDVRENLIATARDGAWSLDRVLALFPRLSERAGHMGNQLSGGEQQMVAIGRALMTNPRLIVLDEATEGLAPLIRDEIWACLAALKAEGEAILIVDKNVDALSHLADRHVVIEKGRVVWTGDNAQLVASDEVKERYLHV; translated from the coding sequence ATGTTGCGCGTCGAGGGGTTGCAGGCAGGTTACGGCGACAGCGTGGTGCTGCACGGCATCGATCTGACCGTCGGGGCGGGCGAGGTGGTCACGCTGATGGGCCGCAACGGCATGGGCAAGACGACGACGATCAGCACGATCTTCGGTCTGTTGCGCGCGCGCGCTGGTCGCGTGATCGTTGGCGATCAGGACCTGACCAATGCCGCCCCGCATCGTATCGCGCTGGCGGGGCTGGGGCTGGTGCCCGAAGGGAGACAGATATTCCCGACGCTGGATGTGCGCGAAAACCTGATTGCCACAGCGCGTGATGGCGCATGGTCGCTGGATCGCGTGCTGGCACTGTTCCCGCGCCTGTCAGAGCGCGCGGGGCATATGGGCAACCAGCTTTCGGGCGGTGAACAGCAGATGGTGGCCATCGGCCGCGCGCTGATGACCAACCCGCGCCTGATCGTTCTGGACGAGGCGACCGAAGGGCTGGCCCCGCTGATCCGCGACGAAATCTGGGCCTGCCTCGCCGCGCTTAAGGCAGAAGGCGAGGCGATCCTGATCGTCGACAAGAATGTCGATGCCCTGAGCCACCTGGCCGACCGTCATGTAGTCATCGAAAAGGGCCGCGTGGTCTGGACGGGTGACAACGCCCAGCTTGTGGCGTCAGACGAGGTCAAGGAACGCTATCTGCACGTCTGA
- a CDS encoding cysteine desulfurase yields MSFDVEKIRADFPILSRQVNKRPLVYLDSGASAQKPRQVIDAITRAYEGEYANVHRGLHFLSNLATDNYERVRAIIARFLNAPDEEEVIFTSGSTEAINLVSYGWAAPNLQAGDEIVLSVMEHHANIVPWNFLRERQGAVLKWVEPDPDGSLPAEKVLAAIGPKTKLVAVTHMSNVTGTVVDVAAIAAGTDVPVLVDGSQAAVHMPVDLSALGVDFYCITGHKLYGPSGSGAIWISRDRQAEMRPFMGGGDMIKTVSRDGVVYADPPLKFEAGTPGIVNQIGLGAALEYLMDIGMENVAAHERTLRDRARDKLRSLNWLQVQGDAADKGAIFSMTMEGAHAHDISTILDKRGIAVRAGSHCAMPLMDFYGITASARASFAMYNTEAEVDALIDGLQFCRELFA; encoded by the coding sequence ATGAGTTTTGACGTTGAAAAGATCCGCGCGGATTTTCCCATCCTGTCTCGGCAGGTGAACAAGAGACCGCTGGTTTATCTGGACAGCGGTGCCAGCGCGCAAAAGCCCCGGCAGGTCATCGATGCGATTACGCGCGCCTATGAGGGCGAATATGCCAATGTGCATCGCGGGCTGCATTTTCTGTCGAACCTGGCCACCGATAATTACGAGCGCGTCCGCGCCATCATCGCGCGTTTCCTCAATGCACCCGATGAGGAAGAGGTGATTTTTACCAGCGGTTCGACCGAGGCGATCAATCTGGTCAGCTATGGCTGGGCGGCGCCGAACCTGCAGGCGGGCGATGAAATCGTGCTGTCGGTGATGGAGCATCACGCCAATATCGTGCCATGGAATTTCCTGCGCGAGCGGCAGGGCGCGGTGCTGAAATGGGTCGAGCCGGACCCCGACGGCAGCCTGCCCGCCGAAAAGGTGCTGGCTGCCATCGGGCCCAAGACCAAGCTGGTTGCAGTGACGCATATGTCCAACGTGACCGGCACGGTTGTAGATGTGGCGGCGATCGCCGCGGGGACCGATGTGCCGGTGCTGGTCGACGGCTCGCAGGCGGCTGTGCATATGCCCGTTGATCTGAGCGCGCTTGGCGTCGATTTCTACTGCATCACCGGGCACAAGCTTTACGGTCCTTCCGGTTCGGGGGCGATCTGGATTTCGCGTGATCGTCAGGCCGAGATGCGGCCCTTTATGGGCGGCGGCGATATGATCAAGACTGTCAGCCGCGATGGCGTGGTCTATGCCGATCCGCCGTTGAAGTTCGAGGCCGGCACCCCCGGTATCGTCAACCAGATCGGGCTTGGCGCGGCCTTGGAATATCTGATGGACATCGGCATGGAAAACGTGGCCGCACATGAACGCACGCTGCGTGACCGTGCGCGCGACAAGCTGCGCAGCCTGAACTGGCTACAGGTGCAGGGCGATGCGGCTGACAAGGGCGCTATCTTTTCCATGACGATGGAAGGTGCGCATGCGCATGATATCTCGACCATCCTCGACAAGCGGGGCATTGCCGTGCGGGCAGGCAGCCATTGCGCCATGCCGTTGATGGATTTCTACGGGATTACCGCTTCGGCGCGGGCGTCATTCGCGATGTATAACACCGAGGCAGAGGTCGACGCGCTGATCGACGGGCTGCAGTTCTGTCGCGAATTGTTCGCCTGA
- a CDS encoding Rne/Rng family ribonuclease, with protein MAKKMLIDATHAEETRVVVADGTKVEEFDFETLNKRQLAGNIYLAKVTRVEPSLQAAFVDYGGNRHGFLAFAEIHPDYYQIPAADRDALLAEEQAYAEAIAAEEAARASKPKPSRRRGKAKPEANTQTDETVASDDVPGMETLDVKDADQDDDRDQSNDQDADQADAVEASDKDENIESVADDDVTEEIRTPKKPRQRRYKIQEVVKVRQILLVQVVKEERGNKGAALTTYLSLAGRYCVLMPNTARGGGISRKITNAADRKKLKDIASELAVPKGAGLIIRTAGSQRTKTEVRRDYEYLMRLWEQIRDLTFKSVAPAPIYEEGDLIKRSIRDLYSKEIDEVLVEGERGYRTAKDFMKMIMPSHARNVKHYTDQMPLFARFQVESYLGGMFNPTVQLKSGGYIVIGVTEALVAIDVNSGRATKEGSIEDTATKTNLEACDEVARQLRLRDLAGLIVIDFIDMEERKNNASVEKRLKDRLKTDRARIQVGKISGFGLMEMSRQRLRPGMLESTTQPCAHCHGTGLIRSDDSLALTILRAVEEEGTRKRSREILVKAPVAVANFLMNGKREHIATIEMRYGMSVRVEADPSLISPDYTLEKFKTATRIVPEVESAAVSASAQLMAQIDDADDVIEAEAETDTDEDQPAETAEARSSEDRGDSNGEGRGKRRRRRRRRKSGDRSDQDQGANDDGNADQSETADASNDADETDSDDRGAQKVTAAEADEDAKPKKPRKSRSRSRRKSDEGDEANDGTETAAIAAASQDAQPDAPADVPQEIAAAPAPVAPEPVVDAESNAEPAMPVIVPEEVAEEAPEPEAEQQPEPAQAAEVEPEPKAALVGADASEQAETQPEERPARPKRRGWWSLGR; from the coding sequence ATGGCAAAAAAGATGCTGATCGACGCGACACATGCCGAGGAAACTCGGGTCGTCGTGGCCGATGGAACCAAGGTCGAAGAATTTGACTTTGAGACACTGAACAAGCGGCAACTGGCCGGCAATATTTATCTGGCAAAAGTCACGCGGGTCGAACCGTCGCTGCAGGCCGCATTTGTGGACTATGGCGGCAACCGTCACGGTTTCCTGGCCTTCGCCGAAATTCACCCTGATTACTACCAGATCCCTGCGGCTGACCGCGATGCCTTGCTGGCCGAAGAGCAAGCCTATGCCGAGGCCATTGCTGCCGAAGAGGCGGCGCGCGCCAGCAAGCCCAAACCGTCGCGCCGGCGCGGCAAAGCCAAACCCGAGGCGAACACCCAGACGGATGAAACCGTCGCCTCGGACGACGTGCCCGGGATGGAGACGCTGGACGTCAAGGACGCTGATCAGGACGACGATCGCGACCAGAGCAATGACCAGGATGCCGATCAGGCAGACGCGGTGGAAGCCTCTGACAAGGATGAGAACATTGAATCGGTTGCCGATGATGATGTGACCGAAGAGATCCGCACGCCGAAAAAGCCGCGCCAGCGCCGCTACAAGATCCAGGAAGTCGTCAAGGTTCGGCAGATCCTGCTGGTGCAGGTGGTCAAGGAAGAGCGCGGCAACAAGGGCGCTGCGCTGACGACCTATCTGTCGCTGGCCGGTCGCTATTGCGTGCTGATGCCGAACACTGCGCGCGGTGGCGGGATTTCCCGCAAGATCACCAATGCGGCTGACCGCAAGAAGCTGAAAGATATCGCGTCCGAACTGGCCGTTCCGAAAGGCGCGGGCCTGATCATCCGCACCGCCGGCAGCCAGCGCACCAAGACCGAGGTCCGGCGCGACTATGAATATCTGATGCGGCTCTGGGAACAGATCCGCGATCTGACGTTCAAATCCGTCGCACCTGCGCCGATCTATGAAGAGGGCGATCTGATCAAGCGCAGCATCCGCGATCTTTACAGCAAAGAGATCGACGAAGTGCTGGTCGAGGGCGAGCGCGGCTATCGCACCGCCAAGGACTTCATGAAGATGATCATGCCGTCCCACGCCCGCAACGTGAAACATTACACCGATCAGATGCCGCTTTTCGCGCGCTTTCAGGTGGAAAGCTATCTTGGCGGCATGTTCAACCCGACCGTCCAGTTGAAATCGGGTGGCTATATCGTCATCGGTGTGACCGAGGCGCTGGTGGCCATCGATGTGAACTCTGGCCGCGCGACCAAGGAAGGCAGCATCGAGGACACCGCGACCAAGACCAACCTTGAGGCCTGCGACGAAGTTGCCCGCCAGTTGCGCCTGCGCGATCTGGCGGGGCTGATCGTGATCGACTTCATCGACATGGAAGAGCGCAAGAACAACGCCTCTGTCGAGAAGCGCCTGAAAGACCGGTTGAAAACCGACCGTGCCCGTATCCAGGTGGGCAAGATCAGCGGTTTTGGCCTGATGGAGATGAGCCGTCAGCGGCTGCGTCCGGGGATGCTGGAATCGACCACGCAGCCTTGTGCGCATTGCCACGGCACCGGGCTGATCCGCTCCGATGACAGTCTGGCGCTGACGATCCTGCGCGCGGTTGAGGAAGAAGGCACCCGCAAGCGCTCGCGCGAGATTCTGGTCAAGGCGCCGGTTGCGGTTGCCAATTTCCTGATGAACGGCAAGCGCGAGCATATCGCGACGATCGAGATGCGTTATGGCATGTCGGTTCGCGTCGAGGCCGATCCATCGCTGATCTCGCCCGACTACACGCTGGAAAAATTCAAGACTGCGACGCGGATCGTGCCCGAAGTCGAGAGTGCAGCCGTATCGGCCAGCGCGCAGCTGATGGCGCAGATTGATGATGCAGATGATGTCATTGAGGCCGAGGCCGAGACAGACACCGATGAGGACCAGCCGGCCGAGACAGCCGAGGCCCGCAGCAGCGAGGATCGCGGCGATTCGAATGGCGAGGGGCGCGGCAAGCGCCGCCGGCGTCGTCGGCGGCGGAAATCCGGAGATCGCTCTGATCAGGATCAGGGCGCCAATGATGACGGCAACGCGGATCAGTCCGAGACCGCCGACGCATCGAATGACGCCGATGAGACGGACTCGGATGACCGCGGGGCGCAAAAGGTGACAGCGGCTGAGGCAGACGAGGATGCCAAGCCGAAAAAGCCGCGCAAGAGCCGCAGCCGTTCGCGTCGCAAGTCGGATGAGGGCGATGAGGCCAATGACGGCACTGAGACAGCCGCAATTGCCGCTGCCTCGCAGGATGCCCAACCGGATGCGCCAGCAGACGTGCCGCAAGAGATTGCAGCGGCCCCGGCACCTGTCGCCCCAGAGCCGGTTGTTGATGCCGAGAGCAACGCCGAGCCTGCGATGCCCGTGATCGTTCCCGAAGAGGTGGCTGAAGAAGCACCCGAGCCGGAGGCCGAGCAACAGCCCGAGCCTGCACAGGCCGCCGAAGTTGAGCCAGAGCCAAAGGCCGCGTTGGTCGGTGCTGATGCGTCCGAACAGGCCGAAACTCAGCCCGAAGAACGTCCCGCGCGGCCTAAGCGGCGCGGTTGGTGGTCACTCGGCCGTTGA